In the Bacillus sp. (in: firmicutes) genome, one interval contains:
- a CDS encoding sensor histidine kinase, producing MRRLFNKIFKEETKLLAPSLPSNLSYSDFNFMTKRGFLGKKLSQYLGLHKEEADSLFYLSFSKRSFTNPEKEKRNELILYLSERMLKWSEQKLDVPYQIKRLDVRPDIQNAMLKAYDIYKNDLFSIPHLAEKQRLTGSFNDEKWEVYRDVIFAATQEKFLLITKEEVNKHKEGIVLCEGTIKERSDIPICRNLAKERLEAEGFSHSTIMSWLLVLSEAITNTIKHAEEGKMTIIKDEKNHEIRFIIEDKGPGFDLKDLPKKTLLAGYSTKKSLGQGFTLMMKMAKRVLLFTSSKGSIIILLFDIRKEHKDKLNNG from the coding sequence TTGAGGAGGCTATTCAATAAGATTTTCAAAGAAGAAACTAAACTTTTAGCCCCATCTCTTCCTTCCAACTTATCTTATTCAGATTTTAACTTTATGACAAAAAGAGGTTTTCTTGGGAAGAAACTAAGTCAATATCTCGGTTTACATAAAGAGGAAGCAGATTCATTATTTTATCTTTCGTTCTCAAAACGGTCGTTTACCAATCCAGAGAAAGAAAAAAGAAATGAATTGATTCTCTATTTGAGTGAACGAATGTTAAAGTGGAGTGAACAAAAACTAGATGTACCTTACCAAATTAAACGTTTAGATGTTCGACCTGATATACAGAATGCTATGTTAAAGGCCTATGATATATACAAAAATGACCTATTTTCTATACCTCATCTAGCTGAAAAACAACGATTGACTGGTTCATTTAATGATGAGAAATGGGAAGTATATCGGGATGTGATATTCGCTGCAACACAAGAGAAGTTTTTGCTTATTACAAAAGAAGAGGTGAACAAACATAAGGAAGGGATTGTGTTATGTGAAGGAACGATAAAAGAGCGTTCCGATATACCAATATGCCGTAATCTAGCCAAAGAGAGGCTGGAAGCAGAAGGGTTTAGCCATTCAACAATCATGAGTTGGTTATTAGTATTATCTGAAGCCATTACGAATACCATCAAGCATGCAGAAGAAGGAAAAATGACAATCATTAAAGATGAAAAGAACCATGAAATACGATTTATTATCGAGGACAAAGGACCTGGATTTGACTTGAAAGATTTACCTAAAAAGACTCTTTTGGCTGGATATTCAACCAAAAAATCTTTAGGCCAAGGCTTTACCCTTATGATGAAAATGGCGAAACGCGTGTTATTGTTTACTTCTTCAAAAGGTTCCATCATTATTTTGCTTTTTGATATTCGTAAGGAACATAAGGACAAATTGAACAATGGCTGA
- a CDS encoding STAS domain-containing protein, with protein sequence MSLTVEKEVQENTLILQIKGVLDISTAHVIEPYLEGIDRIETVILDFSDLELIDSTGIGAIINAIYLSKEKNFQLKLQGMNEITHHVFETVGLYQVLDTLKGEFG encoded by the coding sequence ATGTCGTTAACAGTTGAAAAAGAAGTTCAAGAAAACACCTTAATCCTTCAAATTAAAGGAGTTTTAGATATTTCAACTGCACATGTCATTGAACCTTATTTAGAAGGGATTGATCGTATCGAAACTGTCATCTTAGATTTTTCGGATCTAGAATTGATCGATTCAACAGGCATTGGTGCGATTATAAATGCAATTTATTTATCTAAAGAAAAAAATTTTCAACTTAAACTTCAAGGAATGAACGAAATAACTCATCATGTCTTTGAAACAGTCGGTTTGTATCAGGTTTTAGATACTTTAAAAGGAGAGTTTGGTTGA
- a CDS encoding alpha/beta hydrolase, protein MKTLLQDSISKTISRTLKTAHLIDVFWERWLAHGLDKEDLEKVRDDIKSLEGWFQSWERLAEEKHNRAKKFEIEGQYKEAEYMYRQTALYYNLNYWIDPTYSEKKQYWYNKCLQFFLKADSLSEVKTIYKTISIDDFSASGRIRIPSDAKGCIVIINPIDSSKEELFKYEKDFIEAGFATVSFDGPGQGETFILNGVVGTRIRWEKFVNQLINETSETFSELPIYLFGTSLGASWVLYGNSHPKVAKAVAVSPAVELEKMNLPTYFMERIKCSCIIEEGETPIPLFNKIKYRSPVLVFHGKKDMMVPNNEMYHLFRKLPVEKQLIEFQYEGHVCNNRLDEIRKISLMWFSGKYDFERGLLL, encoded by the coding sequence ATGAAAACACTATTACAAGATTCTATTTCCAAAACGATTAGTAGAACACTAAAAACAGCCCACCTTATCGATGTTTTTTGGGAAAGATGGCTGGCTCATGGGCTTGATAAAGAGGATTTAGAGAAAGTTCGCGATGATATCAAATCCCTTGAGGGCTGGTTTCAATCTTGGGAAAGGTTAGCTGAAGAGAAACATAATAGAGCAAAAAAATTTGAAATCGAGGGACAATATAAGGAAGCGGAATATATGTACCGACAAACAGCCCTATATTATAACCTCAATTATTGGATCGATCCAACGTATTCAGAGAAAAAACAATATTGGTATAACAAGTGTTTACAGTTTTTCTTAAAAGCTGACTCTTTATCAGAAGTAAAAACAATATATAAAACCATTTCGATTGATGATTTTTCTGCTTCAGGAAGAATACGGATTCCTTCTGACGCAAAAGGGTGCATTGTGATTATTAACCCGATCGATTCATCAAAAGAAGAGTTATTCAAGTATGAAAAGGATTTCATTGAAGCGGGATTTGCAACAGTAAGTTTTGACGGACCTGGTCAAGGGGAGACGTTTATTTTAAACGGAGTAGTTGGAACACGAATAAGATGGGAAAAGTTCGTCAATCAGTTAATTAATGAAACTAGTGAAACCTTTTCAGAACTACCAATCTATTTATTTGGGACTAGTCTTGGTGCATCTTGGGTTTTATATGGAAATTCTCATCCAAAAGTAGCAAAGGCAGTTGCAGTAAGCCCTGCAGTAGAACTAGAAAAAATGAATCTACCAACCTATTTTATGGAACGTATTAAATGCTCATGTATTATAGAAGAAGGAGAAACACCAATTCCATTATTTAATAAGATAAAATATCGCTCTCCTGTTCTCGTTTTTCATGGAAAGAAAGATATGATGGTTCCAAATAATGAAATGTATCATTTATTTCGAAAATTACCGGTAGAAAAACAACTGATTGAATTCCAATATGAGGGTCATGTTTGTAATAACAGGCTTGATGAGATTAGAAAAATATCATTAATGTGGTTTTCTGGAAAATATGATTTTGAGAGAGGCTTATTGTTATGA
- a CDS encoding MFS transporter, which produces MPKRLWYLIIGMVVNVTGASFLWPLNTIYLHDYLGKSLSVAGMVLMLNSAASVIGNLVGGHLFDRLGGYRAILIGIMITLSALIGLTHWHGWPHYLFFLLFIGLGSGIVFPAMYAMAGTTWKEGGRKAFNAMYVAQNIGVALGSGLGGFIASISIDYIFMANLSLYVVFLLVAVFCYREIGKAVQSSTNVVNEAKPIRNLSHMYALLILCAGYLLCWVGYVQWQTTIATYTQQLHISLQEYSLLWTINGVLIVTLQPLLSYVLKKLSPSLKMQIIVGIFIFIGSFVITAYAKEFAMFALAMVIITLGEILIWPAVPTVANGLAPEGREGFYQGIVNSAATGGRMLGPLYGGLMVDLFGMAVLFITLIALCIFSIVFTLVYDHPLKRSLPSPRKKSVISS; this is translated from the coding sequence ATGCCGAAACGGCTTTGGTATTTAATTATTGGAATGGTCGTTAACGTTACGGGCGCTTCATTTTTATGGCCATTAAATACAATTTATTTGCATGATTATTTAGGAAAATCGCTATCTGTCGCTGGTATGGTGTTAATGCTTAATTCGGCAGCGAGCGTTATTGGAAATTTAGTTGGAGGACATCTGTTTGATCGCTTAGGTGGTTACCGTGCTATATTGATTGGCATTATGATTACATTATCGGCACTCATCGGATTAACACATTGGCACGGTTGGCCGCACTATCTGTTTTTTCTTTTATTCATAGGATTAGGATCAGGTATTGTGTTTCCAGCGATGTATGCGATGGCTGGAACAACGTGGAAAGAAGGTGGCCGAAAAGCGTTTAACGCCATGTATGTTGCACAAAATATTGGCGTGGCTCTCGGCTCGGGGTTAGGTGGATTCATCGCTTCGATTTCGATTGACTATATTTTTATGGCAAACTTAAGTTTATATGTCGTGTTTTTGTTAGTAGCTGTTTTTTGTTATCGGGAAATAGGGAAAGCAGTGCAGTCTTCAACGAATGTCGTCAATGAAGCGAAGCCGATACGGAATCTTTCTCATATGTACGCGCTTCTCATTTTATGTGCCGGTTATTTACTATGTTGGGTCGGGTACGTTCAATGGCAAACGACGATCGCTACGTATACCCAACAGTTGCACATTTCGCTTCAAGAGTATAGCTTATTGTGGACCATTAACGGTGTGTTAATTGTCACACTGCAACCATTGTTATCGTATGTTTTAAAAAAATTAAGCCCATCGTTAAAAATGCAAATTATTGTAGGGATTTTCATTTTTATCGGCTCGTTTGTCATCACAGCTTATGCGAAAGAGTTTGCGATGTTTGCTTTAGCGATGGTCATCATTACGTTAGGAGAAATTTTAATTTGGCCAGCAGTACCTACCGTAGCAAACGGATTAGCTCCAGAAGGCCGAGAAGGATTTTATCAAGGTATTGTGAATAGTGCGGCTACAGGAGGGCGAATGCTCGGGCCGTTGTATGGAGGATTGATGGTAGACTTATTCGGCATGGCGGTTCTTTTTATTACCTTAATTGCCTTATGTATTTTCTCTATTGTTTTTACGTTGGTGTACGATCACCCGTTAAAACGAAGCCTACCTTCTCCTAGGAAAAAAAGTGTGATTTCTTCGTAA
- a CDS encoding SDR family oxidoreductase, whose product MEKHLPLVGKTIAITGSSKGIGRATALLLQSLGANLVLGSRSNKEHLSENVLSLPLDVTNEQSVKNFYERAVQQFGTVDVLINSAGVGTFESIIDSSTDDFDQMLSVNLKGTYLTCKYFGKHMAEQEKGQIINVISIAGTIALPGCGGYSASKFGVLGLTKVLQAELRKKGVQVTAILPGAVNSSFWDHIEPKPDLSNMIPTDTVAKHLLYLITQPPGAFVDEITIMPPLGIL is encoded by the coding sequence ATGGAAAAGCATTTGCCATTAGTAGGAAAAACGATAGCTATTACAGGTTCAAGTAAAGGAATTGGAAGAGCTACAGCATTATTACTTCAAAGCCTAGGAGCAAACCTAGTATTAGGAAGCCGTAGCAACAAAGAGCATCTGTCAGAAAATGTATTATCCTTACCTTTAGATGTAACGAATGAACAATCCGTAAAAAACTTTTATGAACGAGCGGTTCAACAGTTTGGCACGGTGGATGTATTAATTAATAGTGCAGGTGTCGGAACGTTTGAGTCAATTATTGATTCTTCTACAGATGACTTTGACCAAATGCTTTCCGTGAATTTGAAAGGAACTTATTTAACTTGTAAATATTTCGGAAAACATATGGCTGAGCAAGAGAAAGGGCAAATCATTAATGTTATCTCCATCGCTGGAACCATTGCGTTACCGGGATGTGGAGGTTATTCGGCGTCAAAATTTGGAGTATTGGGTTTAACGAAAGTGTTACAGGCAGAACTTCGTAAAAAAGGTGTTCAGGTAACAGCTATTCTACCCGGTGCAGTAAATAGCAGTTTTTGGGACCATATTGAGCCTAAACCGGACCTGTCCAATATGATCCCAACAGATACGGTTGCCAAACACTTACTTTATTTAATTACTCAACCACCAGGGGCATTTGTTGATGAAATTACCATCATGCCACCTCTAGGAATCTTATAG
- a CDS encoding serine/threonine-protein phosphatase: MYKDYLTFIKGETTSDNQKIADKTLEREINLARKIQTQLLNGKIPTFEGGELAGSSLPARLIGGDYYDFYPLVNGKIRMVVGDVMGKGIPAAMLMILTRGAFRSAAESTNCPAETLTSMNQALYEDLRTLKSFVTLFCADYDPKTGIFTYANAGHLLPLYMNGKDKSIEELPKVSGVMLGGIPNQVYNEISIQLNEQDIVFFYTDGIVEAQNKNGEQYKLERLIQTLLENHGNSVNEIEKSVMDSVRQFTQGVPQKDDITMVLLKVSKQKSDINIKDSLLMN, encoded by the coding sequence ATGTATAAAGATTATCTCACTTTTATTAAAGGAGAAACAACCTCAGACAATCAAAAGATCGCGGATAAAACTTTAGAGCGGGAGATTAACTTAGCTAGAAAGATACAAACTCAGCTGTTAAATGGAAAAATTCCTACATTTGAAGGTGGGGAACTAGCCGGTTCCTCTCTTCCTGCCAGATTAATTGGAGGCGATTATTACGATTTTTATCCTTTAGTGAATGGGAAGATACGAATGGTAGTAGGGGATGTAATGGGAAAAGGAATTCCTGCAGCCATGCTTATGATCTTAACTCGAGGTGCTTTCAGAAGTGCAGCTGAAAGTACCAATTGTCCAGCTGAAACCCTTACATCTATGAACCAAGCATTATACGAAGATTTAAGAACATTAAAATCGTTTGTGACATTGTTTTGCGCAGATTACGATCCTAAAACTGGTATTTTTACGTATGCGAATGCAGGACATCTTCTTCCTCTTTATATGAACGGAAAAGATAAATCTATAGAAGAACTTCCAAAGGTAAGTGGAGTAATGTTAGGCGGAATTCCTAATCAAGTGTATAATGAGATTTCTATACAATTAAATGAACAAGATATCGTATTCTTTTATACAGATGGGATTGTGGAAGCACAAAATAAAAATGGGGAACAATATAAATTAGAACGGCTTATACAAACGTTATTAGAAAATCATGGAAATAGTGTGAATGAAATTGAAAAAAGTGTGATGGACTCGGTCCGTCAATTTACGCAAGGTGTCCCTCAAAAAGATGATATCACAATGGTCCTTTTAAAAGTGAGTAAACAAAAATCGGATATTAACATCAAAGATTCCCTTTTAATGAATTAA
- the folE gene encoding GTP cyclohydrolase I FolE, whose protein sequence is MTVELKKQLLEEHIRAILELIGEDPNREGLLDTPKRVAKMYEEVFSGVGINPETALTTTFEENYDGLVIVKDINYYTFCEHHLIPFFGKAHIGYIPNRRVVGLSKFARLVELVSKRPQVQERMTQQIADAIMNVLKPQGVIVSVEGQHLCMCARGVKKPGSSTVTTVKKGIFNENVSLAEEFERALLRD, encoded by the coding sequence ATGACTGTTGAACTAAAAAAACAATTATTGGAAGAACATATTCGTGCGATTTTAGAATTGATTGGTGAAGATCCTAACCGGGAAGGGCTTCTAGACACACCTAAACGTGTAGCCAAAATGTATGAAGAAGTATTTTCAGGGGTTGGAATAAATCCCGAAACAGCTTTAACAACTACATTTGAAGAAAATTATGATGGTCTCGTTATCGTTAAGGATATTAATTATTACACATTCTGTGAACATCATTTGATTCCATTCTTTGGGAAAGCCCATATCGGCTATATTCCAAATAGACGAGTAGTTGGTTTAAGTAAGTTTGCACGTTTAGTAGAACTTGTCTCAAAAAGACCACAAGTACAAGAACGAATGACTCAACAAATTGCCGATGCTATCATGAATGTTCTTAAACCACAAGGCGTTATTGTTAGCGTGGAAGGTCAACACCTGTGTATGTGTGCAAGAGGAGTGAAAAAACCTGGTAGCTCCACAGTTACAACGGTAAAAAAAGGTATTTTTAACGAAAATGTTTCATTAGCAGAAGAATTTGAACGTGCTCTTTTAAGAGATTAA
- a CDS encoding FapA family protein: MQSVVSKGKDIEEAIELGLELLETKKENVNIEIIQFPTKGFLGIGSKPAIVKLTKLESVDSLQQPNKKDFENPIGLMEQMVSEMNVDKIAEQSESNLLEQDNHMDTLVSDVLVGKAWVKNGILYCKASPTHFPTVTIGEGVKLYRNNQLVTEKMTIITDDDVLEIKVENEEKETKWKIWIDEPKLKVLLYVEPGYKITRKLPDIEPDQHIELVVQENKEIYNTLSYSDVIQKLESLRVKHDLIHQGEILKALEAKEPSTYEIGTGIKAKEGKDGWIELKIDIQAHNGVTVNEDMKVDYREIKTIPAVERGQVIGLIHPPIPGQPGVTVTNEPLPAKQTYPIVLQKGKGIMTVDNKIVATESGRPQIEQKGRLVKASIMPKLTHNGNVDLSSGNIRFKGDVEIFGDVEKNMIVEAEGDIIVQKTVNMASLIASGAIITYGNIISSELSAGKNNLLIAELGHLLGIIHQNVEKMIAVIQQLTQSPAFKSSDFSRGGLQPLIQILLEKKFKSFPPLVKKYVEIVGKGEDFLDDNVWREIAVSLTKLFLSLTNEVISLDWIIQLSQKMKELHEISKSPVEPNSYIFIPSALNSRIYSSGNVFVIGQGCINTKIHAGGVLKIHGIIRGGEVYGRLGVEINETGSERGISTVIAVPHDQKIKIKKAMEGTILKIGNAKHTLTDTKYDVMAYVDKNDRMVFK; the protein is encoded by the coding sequence ATGCAAAGTGTTGTTTCGAAAGGAAAAGATATTGAGGAAGCTATTGAATTGGGGTTAGAGTTATTAGAAACAAAAAAAGAAAATGTGAACATTGAAATCATTCAATTTCCGACAAAAGGTTTTCTAGGTATCGGTTCGAAACCAGCAATTGTAAAGCTTACGAAGTTAGAATCGGTTGATTCACTACAACAACCTAATAAAAAAGATTTTGAAAACCCTATTGGATTAATGGAACAAATGGTCTCTGAAATGAATGTTGATAAAATTGCCGAACAATCTGAATCGAATTTATTAGAGCAGGACAATCACATGGATACACTGGTATCGGACGTTCTTGTTGGTAAAGCATGGGTAAAAAATGGTATTTTATATTGTAAAGCATCTCCAACACATTTTCCAACCGTAACCATTGGCGAAGGAGTAAAATTATATCGAAATAATCAACTTGTGACAGAAAAAATGACGATTATTACAGACGATGATGTACTTGAAATAAAAGTTGAAAATGAAGAAAAGGAAACAAAATGGAAAATTTGGATAGATGAACCAAAATTAAAAGTTCTTTTATACGTTGAACCTGGTTATAAAATCACCCGAAAATTACCTGATATAGAACCCGACCAACATATTGAACTGGTTGTACAGGAAAATAAAGAGATTTATAATACACTAAGCTATTCTGATGTAATTCAAAAGTTAGAATCGCTACGAGTGAAACACGACTTAATTCATCAAGGTGAAATTTTGAAAGCTCTTGAAGCAAAAGAACCGAGTACTTATGAAATTGGAACTGGTATAAAGGCAAAAGAAGGTAAAGATGGTTGGATTGAACTGAAAATCGATATACAGGCTCACAATGGTGTCACAGTAAATGAAGATATGAAAGTCGATTATCGAGAAATCAAAACCATTCCAGCTGTCGAAAGAGGTCAAGTGATTGGACTCATTCATCCCCCTATTCCTGGTCAACCAGGGGTAACTGTAACAAATGAACCTCTTCCAGCTAAACAAACTTATCCAATAGTACTTCAGAAGGGAAAAGGGATCATGACAGTTGATAACAAGATTGTTGCAACGGAATCTGGCCGTCCTCAAATTGAGCAAAAGGGACGTTTGGTCAAAGCATCCATTATGCCAAAACTTACTCATAATGGGAATGTAGATTTATCATCTGGCAATATCCGCTTTAAGGGGGACGTTGAGATATTTGGTGACGTTGAGAAAAACATGATTGTTGAAGCGGAAGGAGATATTATTGTTCAGAAAACCGTAAATATGGCTTCTCTTATTGCTTCTGGAGCTATTATTACTTATGGTAATATCATCAGTTCTGAGCTTTCAGCAGGCAAAAACAATCTGTTGATAGCAGAATTAGGACATTTACTGGGAATCATCCATCAAAATGTAGAAAAAATGATAGCGGTCATTCAACAACTAACTCAATCTCCTGCTTTTAAATCTAGTGACTTTTCTAGGGGCGGATTACAACCATTAATTCAAATATTGTTAGAGAAAAAGTTTAAAAGTTTTCCGCCGTTAGTCAAAAAATACGTTGAGATTGTAGGTAAGGGAGAAGATTTTTTAGATGATAATGTGTGGAGGGAAATAGCCGTTTCCTTAACGAAACTTTTTTTATCTTTAACGAATGAAGTGATCTCTTTAGATTGGATTATTCAATTATCCCAAAAAATGAAAGAACTTCATGAAATTAGTAAATCTCCTGTTGAACCAAATTCTTATATCTTTATTCCAAGTGCTCTAAATAGCCGTATCTATAGTAGTGGCAATGTATTTGTTATAGGTCAGGGATGTATTAATACGAAGATTCATGCAGGTGGAGTGTTAAAAATTCATGGCATCATACGCGGTGGAGAAGTATACGGGAGATTAGGCGTTGAAATTAATGAAACAGGTTCGGAAAGAGGAATATCTACAGTCATTGCTGTTCCACATGATCAAAAAATTAAAATTAAGAAAGCGATGGAAGGTACCATCCTTAAAATCGGAAACGCGAAACATACATTAACAGATACTAAATATGATGTGATGGCGTATGTAGATAAGAATGATCGAATGGTTTTCAAATAA
- a CDS encoding STAS domain-containing protein encodes MEYSLYDSNDHLDVKLIGDLDIDGTEVVEEEIIPKMEKYKTIHINFEGIQFVDSTGMGLLMNMVQNLQEKGVKVTVSNVRQDIMDVFNILQLPEILGEEIFV; translated from the coding sequence ATTGAATATTCTTTGTACGATAGTAATGATCATTTAGATGTTAAATTAATTGGAGATTTGGATATAGATGGAACAGAAGTAGTAGAAGAAGAAATTATTCCGAAGATGGAAAAATATAAAACTATCCATATTAACTTTGAAGGGATTCAGTTTGTGGATTCAACTGGAATGGGCTTACTAATGAATATGGTTCAAAACCTGCAAGAAAAGGGTGTAAAGGTAACCGTATCTAACGTTAGACAAGATATAATGGATGTTTTTAATATTCTTCAACTTCCAGAAATTTTAGGTGAAGAGATATTTGTATAA
- a CDS encoding methyl-accepting chemotaxis protein has translation MKIKNITLRRQFLIRIVSVLLIIALFSGAIQLYFMKEQIVKQTNQQAEAIAKNVLRGLEQTDLATQTIEHQIDLKLISYAKHIATLLQGRSVNQITQEELLKIRDDLGLAGITIFQETKSKDDIVGVVATEQQEIGFSFKKFGYYEVAKVLISGEKPFMPSANFSDKNIIVLPISQSGSNTDEPAFFKYAYYHPPYTDYFINPYIEANEVYNYTEIVGPKETINKLVKENDIVLEIAVLNPKVFANPSLEKQLYPPLKKIEAGSFDLESSKDREILTKPTIKKESYVEKINGKKVYKMFLPLDQNRVIYLSLDYGKMSAPLYRHSIILIVSGLLSLVILFLLTARFFNRIYENIQKIKRQIKLLEEGDLTAKSEVNDGSELEQLSKSTNRMVDQLNKLVKDTQDQATKTQRLSVLLEAEASESVEKMYELSTEATMKSREQLYEITELLDDMGNILKPYKQNENIGNIIEKIELLKQIVNDRTAATTDMTITLSDLLQSLHGQSKELSDISNTLLDYMAKFKLS, from the coding sequence ATGAAAATTAAAAATATAACATTACGCAGACAATTCCTAATAAGAATAGTTTCTGTGTTATTAATCATTGCTTTATTTTCTGGAGCGATTCAACTTTATTTTATGAAAGAACAAATTGTAAAACAGACAAATCAACAAGCTGAAGCTATAGCAAAAAATGTATTAAGAGGATTGGAACAAACAGATTTAGCTACACAAACTATTGAACATCAAATAGATTTAAAATTAATTTCATATGCAAAACATATTGCTACCTTATTACAAGGGAGATCAGTTAATCAAATTACTCAAGAAGAGTTATTAAAAATTCGTGATGATTTAGGTTTAGCTGGGATTACTATATTCCAAGAAACTAAATCAAAAGATGATATTGTAGGGGTAGTTGCAACAGAGCAACAAGAAATTGGCTTTAGTTTTAAGAAGTTTGGCTATTACGAAGTTGCAAAAGTCCTAATAAGTGGAGAAAAACCTTTCATGCCAAGTGCAAACTTTTCGGATAAAAACATAATAGTACTGCCCATTTCCCAGTCTGGTTCGAATACAGATGAACCTGCATTTTTTAAATATGCTTACTATCACCCCCCTTATACAGATTACTTTATTAATCCTTATATAGAAGCAAATGAAGTTTATAACTACACAGAGATCGTAGGACCAAAAGAAACAATAAATAAATTAGTTAAAGAAAACGATATTGTATTAGAAATTGCAGTTTTAAATCCTAAAGTCTTCGCTAATCCATCACTTGAAAAACAGTTATACCCTCCATTAAAAAAAATCGAAGCTGGAAGTTTTGATTTAGAATCTAGTAAAGATAGAGAGATTTTAACGAAACCTACTATTAAAAAAGAATCTTATGTTGAAAAGATTAATGGTAAAAAAGTATATAAAATGTTTCTTCCGCTCGATCAAAATAGGGTTATTTATCTGTCACTCGACTATGGAAAAATGAGTGCCCCGCTTTATCGTCATTCGATTATTTTAATTGTTTCAGGCTTACTTTCATTGGTCATCCTATTCTTATTGACTGCTCGTTTTTTTAATCGAATCTATGAAAATATACAAAAGATTAAAAGGCAGATTAAATTGCTAGAAGAAGGTGATTTAACGGCCAAAAGTGAGGTAAATGACGGGAGCGAGTTAGAACAATTATCTAAAAGCACCAACCGTATGGTAGATCAATTAAATAAACTTGTAAAGGATACACAAGACCAAGCAACTAAAACTCAACGACTATCCGTATTACTAGAAGCGGAAGCTTCCGAATCAGTGGAAAAAATGTATGAGTTATCAACGGAAGCTACGATGAAATCAAGGGAACAATTGTACGAAATCACAGAGCTTTTGGATGACATGGGAAATATTTTAAAACCATATAAGCAAAATGAAAATATAGGAAATATCATCGAAAAAATAGAATTGTTGAAACAAATTGTGAATGATCGTACAGCAGCAACCACAGACATGACCATCACTTTATCAGATTTACTTCAATCATTACATGGACAATCAAAAGAATTATCTGATATATCCAATACACTACTTGATTATATGGCCAAATTTAAACTTTCATGA
- a CDS encoding 6-carboxytetrahydropterin synthase translates to MLYLSRKMRFSAAHFYRIDSWSEEKNKKVFGPCSHPNGHGHDYTLEVMVKGQVDHKSGIVVNVTDIDKLVKSFVQKELDGKFLNIENPYFKEKIPTTENIVTYIWESLDGRFDNCQLHKIRLHENDFLYSEKGENSMVRLTRKYHFSTAHRLHSEQLTDEENLALFGKCNNPYGHGHNYYLEVTVSGNPDPITGMVANIADIDQIVDQEVIQKFDHKHLNLDTEEFKYLNPTSENVAIVIWDLLSKKLPNLYKIGLYETEKNYFEYYGPEKE, encoded by the coding sequence ATGTTGTACCTCTCTCGTAAAATGCGTTTTTCAGCTGCACATTTTTATCGTATCGATTCGTGGAGTGAGGAAAAAAACAAAAAAGTATTTGGCCCATGTAGTCACCCAAATGGGCATGGGCATGATTATACGTTAGAAGTCATGGTTAAAGGACAAGTAGACCATAAATCCGGAATCGTTGTAAATGTTACCGATATCGATAAGCTGGTTAAGTCTTTTGTCCAAAAGGAATTAGACGGGAAGTTTTTAAATATAGAAAATCCTTATTTTAAAGAAAAGATCCCTACAACTGAAAATATTGTAACGTATATTTGGGAATCGTTGGATGGGCGATTCGATAACTGTCAACTACATAAAATCCGTTTGCACGAAAATGATTTCTTGTATTCGGAGAAAGGGGAAAATTCGATGGTTCGATTAACTAGAAAATACCACTTTAGTACGGCACACCGTTTACATAGTGAACAACTAACGGATGAAGAAAATCTTGCTTTATTTGGAAAGTGCAACAATCCTTATGGCCATGGTCATAACTATTACTTAGAAGTAACAGTGAGCGGAAATCCTGACCCTATTACAGGAATGGTCGCAAATATTGCTGATATCGATCAAATTGTTGACCAAGAAGTGATACAAAAATTTGATCATAAACATTTAAATCTGGATACAGAGGAATTTAAATATTTAAACCCAACATCTGAAAATGTGGCGATTGTCATTTGGGATCTGTTATCCAAAAAACTCCCGAACCTCTACAAAATCGGATTATATGAGACAGAAAAGAATTACTTTGAATATTATGGGCCGGAAAAGGAGTAG